The following proteins are co-located in the Chromatiales bacterium genome:
- a CDS encoding class I SAM-dependent methyltransferase, giving the protein MSGFPDHFSAVAADYASHRPTYPAALFDWLADQAPARCLAWDCATGSGQAARDLAVRFDRVIATDAAAAQIEAAPAHPGVEFRVAPAEASGLAPASVDLITVAQALHWFRLDAFYAEARRVLAPDGVIAAWSYSRLLTDDPVIDARLWHFYSEVVGPWWPFERRHVETGYRDLSFPFEPIEAPHFAMQAEWGLAALGGYLRTWSATRRYVEARGHDPVASLLDELAPIWTTSRRVRWPLTLRTGRLP; this is encoded by the coding sequence ATGAGCGGGTTTCCGGATCACTTCTCGGCGGTGGCTGCCGATTACGCGAGCCACCGCCCCACCTACCCCGCCGCCCTGTTCGACTGGCTGGCCGATCAGGCCCCTGCCCGCTGCCTCGCCTGGGACTGCGCCACCGGCAGCGGCCAAGCCGCCCGTGATCTCGCCGTGCGCTTCGACCGCGTCATCGCCACCGATGCGGCGGCGGCGCAGATCGAGGCGGCACCGGCGCATCCGGGCGTGGAGTTTCGCGTCGCCCCCGCCGAGGCCAGCGGCCTGGCCCCCGCCAGCGTGGACCTCATCACCGTCGCCCAGGCCCTGCACTGGTTCCGGCTCGACGCCTTCTATGCCGAGGCCCGTCGCGTGCTGGCACCGGACGGGGTGATCGCCGCCTGGAGCTACAGCCGCCTGCTCACGGACGACCCCGTCATCGACGCGCGGCTATGGCACTTCTACAGCGAGGTGGTCGGCCCCTGGTGGCCCTTCGAACGCCGCCACGTCGAGACCGGCTACCGCGACCTGTCGTTTCCCTTCGAACCGATCGAGGCACCCCACTTCGCCATGCAGGCCGAGTGGGGACTCGCAGCGCTCGGCGGCTACCTGCGCACCTGGTCGGCCACCAGGCGTTATGTCGAGGCGCGCGGCCACGACCCGGTCGCGTCGCTGCTCGATGAACTGGCACCGATCTGGACCACGAGCCGCAGGGTGCGCTGGCCCCTCACCCTGCGCACGGGCCGCCTGCCATGA
- the bioF gene encoding 8-amino-7-oxononanoate synthase codes for MKDLRAELAARREAGLYRRRRTVDSPQTPRMVIDGREVLSFCSNDYLGLANHPEIIAAFKRGADTYGVGSGAAHLVNGHTRAHHALEEELAAFTGRERALLFSTGYMANLGVAAALVGRGDAVFEDRLNHASLLDAGLLSGARLMRYPHNDAAALAGRLGAREAGEKLVLTDGVFSMDGDLAPVTELAQACRRHDAWFMVDDAHGLGVLGEHGRGTLEAAGLGPDEVPILMGTLGKGLGTAGAFVAGSEDLIEYLIQTARTYIYTTAQPPAVAEATRAALKLVDAEPWRREKLQDLVARFRAGAAQLGLTLMDSPTPIQPLLVGDNQTALAMSEALWEQGILVTAIRPPTVPAGTARLRVTLSAAHDERDVDQLLTALDSISCDTNNV; via the coding sequence ATGAAGGACCTGCGTGCCGAACTCGCCGCCCGCCGCGAGGCGGGCCTCTATCGCCGCCGCCGCACGGTCGACAGCCCGCAGACGCCGCGCATGGTGATCGACGGGCGCGAGGTGCTGAGTTTCTGCTCCAACGACTACCTGGGCCTGGCCAATCACCCGGAGATCATTGCCGCCTTCAAGCGGGGCGCCGACACCTACGGCGTGGGCAGTGGCGCCGCCCATCTCGTCAACGGCCATACACGCGCCCATCACGCCCTGGAAGAGGAACTCGCCGCCTTTACCGGCCGCGAACGCGCCCTGCTCTTCTCCACCGGCTACATGGCCAACCTCGGCGTGGCCGCCGCCCTGGTCGGGCGCGGCGACGCCGTGTTCGAGGACCGCCTCAACCACGCCTCGCTGCTCGATGCCGGCCTGCTCAGCGGCGCGCGCCTCATGCGTTATCCGCACAACGACGCCGCCGCCCTGGCCGGCAGGCTCGGCGCGCGCGAGGCCGGCGAGAAGCTCGTACTCACCGACGGCGTGTTCAGCATGGACGGCGACCTCGCGCCCGTCACCGAGCTGGCACAGGCCTGCCGCCGCCACGACGCCTGGTTCATGGTCGACGACGCCCACGGCCTCGGCGTGCTCGGCGAGCACGGCCGCGGCACCCTGGAGGCCGCCGGTCTCGGACCGGACGAGGTACCCATCCTCATGGGCACCCTGGGCAAGGGCCTGGGCACCGCCGGCGCCTTCGTCGCCGGCAGCGAGGACCTCATCGAATACCTCATCCAGACCGCGCGCACCTACATCTACACCACCGCCCAGCCCCCGGCCGTGGCCGAGGCCACGCGCGCGGCGCTGAAGCTCGTGGATGCCGAGCCCTGGCGGCGCGAGAAGCTGCAGGATCTCGTCGCCCGCTTCCGCGCAGGCGCGGCCCAGCTCGGCCTCACGCTCATGGATTCCCCCACCCCGATCCAGCCCCTCCTCGTCGGCGACAACCAGACCGCACTGGCCATGAGCGAGGCCCTCTGGGAACAGGGCATCCTCGTCACCGCCATCCGCCCGCCCACGGTGCCGGCGGGGACGGCGCGGTTGCGGGTGACGTTGTCGGCGGCGCATGACGAGAGGGATGTCGATCAGCTACTGACCGCACTGGATTCCATCAGCTGCGATACCAACAACGTTTAG